A window of the Leptolyngbya sp. CCY15150 genome harbors these coding sequences:
- a CDS encoding DUF4915 domain-containing protein, which yields MALDAALVQKEAKPQCGIGVIDLRSGDLVHSLRIAGAVSELYDVVTLPNVQRPMAIGIRSDEIRHVISMGDG from the coding sequence TTGGCATTAGATGCTGCCCTAGTGCAGAAGGAGGCAAAACCACAGTGTGGCATCGGCGTGATTGACCTGCGTAGTGGCGATCTAGTGCATTCGTTGCGCATTGCAGGGGCGGTTTCAGAACTCTATGACGTGGTGACGCTCCCTAACGTGCAGCGCCCCATGGCGATCGGCATTCGCTCCGATGAAATCCGCCACGTGATTTCGATGGGTGATGGATAG